In the genome of Penaeus vannamei isolate JL-2024 chromosome 26, ASM4276789v1, whole genome shotgun sequence, one region contains:
- the LOC138866591 gene encoding uncharacterized protein, with translation MNYLATTGRESGNGQFTLPQNRPFPTLNNTRSFLKLQADASNNFACNFGKYSAHTHLKRLRLNPFPPRRHHLTNDSLENAKDNAIDKLTNDSLEDNAINKLTNDSLEDNAIDKLTNDTLEDNAIDKLTNDSLEDNAIDKLTNDSLEDNAIDKLTNDSLEDNAIDKLTNDSLEDNAIDKLTNDSLEDNAIDKLTNDSLEDNAVDKLTNDSLEDNAIDKLTNDSLEDNAIDKLTNDSLEDNAIDKLTNDSLEDNAIDKLTNDSLEDNAIDKLTNDSLEDNAIDKLTNDSLEDNAIDKLTNDSLEDNAIDKLTNDSLEDNAIDKLTNDSLEDNAIDKLTNDSLEDNAIDKLTNDSLEDNAIDKLTNDSLEDNAIDKLTNDSLEDNAIDKLTNDSLEDNAINKLTNDSLEDNAIDKLTNDSLEDNAIDKLTNDTLEDNAIDKLTNDTLEDNAIDKLTNDSLEDNAIDKLTNDTLEDNAIDKLTNDSLEDNAVNKLTNDSLKDNAVNKLTNDSLEDNATDKLTNDSLEDNAVDKLTNDSLENAKDNAVDKLTNDSLEDNAVDKLTNDSLENAKDNAIDKLTNDSLEDNAIDKLTNDSLEDNAIDKLTNDSLEDNAIDKLTNDTLEGNVIDKLTNDSLEDNAIDKLTNDSLEDNAIDKLTNDSLEDNAIDKLTNDSLEDNAIDKLTNDTLEDNAIDKLTNDSLEDNATDKLTNDSLEDNAIDKLTNDTLEDNATDKLTNDSLEDNAIEKLTNDSLEDNATDKLTNDSLEDNAIDKLTNDSLEDNAIEKLTNDSLEDNATDKLTNDSLEDNAIDKLTNDSLEDNATDKLTNDSLEDNAIDKLTNDSLEDNATDKLTNDTLEDNATDKLTNDSLEDNAIEKLTLQQDPVSWGS, from the coding sequence CTCTGCACACACCCACCTCAAGCGTCTCAGACTTAACCCTTTCCCTCCGAGACGACACCACCTCACGAACGACTCCCTTGAAAACGCGAAAGATAATGCAATTGATAAGCTGACGAACGACTCCCTTGAAGATAATGCAATTAATAAGCTGACGAACGACTCCCTTGAAGATAATGCAATTGATAAGCTGACGAATGACACCCTTGAAGATAATGCAATTGATAAGCTGACGAACGACTCCCTTGAAGATAATGCAATTGATAAGCTGACGAATGACTCCCTTGAAGATAATGCAATTGATAAGCTGACGAATGACTCCCTTGAAGATAATGCAATTGATAAGCTGACGAATGACTCCCTTGAAGATAATGCAATTGATAAGCTGACGAATGACTCCCTTGAAGATAATGCAATTGATAAGCTGACGAATGACTCCCTTGAAGATAATGCAGTTGATAAGCTGACGAACGACTCCCTTGAAGATAATGCAATTGATAAGCTGACGAATGACTCCCTTGAAGATAATGCAATTGATAAGCTGACGAACGACTCCCTTGAAGATAATGCAATTGATAAGCTGACGAATGACTCCCTTGAAGATAATGCAATTGATAAGCTGACGAATGACTCCCTTGAAGATAATGCAATTGATAAGCTGACGAACGACTCCCTTGAAGATAATGCAATTGATAAGCTGACGAACGACTCCCTTGAAGATAATGCAATTGATAAGCTGACGAATGACTCCCTTGAAGATAATGCAATTGATAAGCTGACGAATGACTCCCTTGAAGATAATGCAATTGATAAGCTGACGAATGACTCCCTTGAAGATAATGCAATTGATAAGCTGACGAATGACTCCCTTGAAGATAATGCAATTGATAAGCTGACGAACGACTCCCTTGAAGATAATGCAATTGATAAGCTGACGAACGACTCCCTTGAAGATAATGCAATTGATAAGCTGACGAACGACTCCCTTGAAGATAATGCAATTGATAAGCTGACGAACGACTCCCTTGAAGATAATGCAATTAATAAGCTGACGAACGACTCCCTTGAAGATAATGCAATTGATAAGCTGACGAATGACTCCCTTGAAGATAATGCAATTGATAAGCTGACGAATGACACCCTTGAAGATAATGCAATTGATAAGCTGACGAATGACACCCTTGAAGATAATGCAATTGATAAGCTGACGAACGACTCCCTTGAAGATAATGCAATTGATAAGCTGACGAATGACACCCTTGAAGATAATGCAATTGATAAGCTGACGAACGACTCCCTTGAAGATAATGCAGTTAATAAGCTGACGAATGACTCCCTTAAAGATAATGCAGTTAATAAGCTGACGAACGACTCCCTTGAAGATAATGCAACTGATAAGCTGACGAATGACTCCCTTGAAGATAATGCAGTTGATAAGCTGACGAACGACTCCCTTGAAAACGCGAAAGATAATGCAGTTGATAAGCTGACGAACGACTCCCTTGAAGATAATGCAGTTGATAAGCTGACGAACGACTCCCTTGAAAACGCGAAAGATAATGCAATTGATAAGCTGACGAACGACTCCCTTGAAGATAATGCAATTGATAAGCTGACGAACGACTCCCTTGAAGATAATGCAATTGATAAGCTGACGAACGACTCCCTTGAAGATAATGCAATTGATAAGCTAACGAATGACACCCTTGAAGGTAATGTAATTGATAAGCTGACGAATGACTCCCTTGAAGATAATGCAATTGATAAGCTGACGAACGACTCCCTTGAAGATAATGCAATTGATAAGCTGACGAATGACTCCCTTGAAGATAATGCAATTGATAAGCTGACGAATGACTCCCTTGAAGATAATGCAATTGATAAGCTAACGAATGACACCCTTGAAGATAATGCAATTGATAAGCTGACGAACGACTCCCTTGAAGATAATGCAACTGATAAGCTGACGAACGACTCCCTTGAAGATAATGCAATTGATAAGCTGACGAATGACACCCTTGAAGATAATGCAACTGATAAGCTGACGAACGACTCCCTTGAAGATAATGCAATTGAGAAGCTGACGAACGACTCCCTTGAAGATAATGCAACTGATAAGCTGACGAACGACTCCCTTGAAGATAATGCAATTGATAAGCTGACGAACGACTCCCTTGAAGATAATGCAATTGAGAAGCTGACGAACGACTCCCTTGAAGATAATGCAACTGATAAGCTGACGAACGACTCCCTTGAAGATAATGCAATTGATAAGCTGACGAATGACTCCCTTGAAGATAATGCAACTGATAAGCTGACGAACGACTCCCTTGAAGATAATGCAATTGATAAGCTGACGAACGACTCCCTTGAAGATAATGCAACTGATAAGCTGACGAACGACACCCTTGAAGATAATGCAACTGATAAGCTGACGAACGACTCCCTTGAAGATAATGCAATTGAGAAGCTGACACTGCAACAGGACCCGGTGTCATGGGGGTCCTAG